A region from the Cervus elaphus chromosome 10, mCerEla1.1, whole genome shotgun sequence genome encodes:
- the RHOT2 gene encoding mitochondrial Rho GTPase 2 isoform X2, translated as MKRDVRILLLGEAQVGKTSLILSLVGEEFPEEVPARAEEITIPADVTPEKVPTHIVDYSETEQTVEELQGEIDKADVVCVVYDVSEEATVEKIRTKWIPLVNGDTKRGPRVPIILVGNKADLRPGGSMEAVLPIMSQFPEIETCVECSAKNLKNISELFYYAQKAVLHPTAPLYDPEAKQLRPACAQALTRIFKLSDQDMDQALSDQELNAFQTSCFGHPLAPQALEDVKMVVSKNVAGGVRDDRLTLDGFLFLNTLFIQRGRHETTWTILRRFGYGDSLELTADYLCPPLRVPPGCSAELNHRGYQFVQRMFEKHDQDRDGALSLAELQSLFSVFPAAPWGPQLPSTVRTKAGRLPLHGYLCQWTLVTYLDVRRSLEHLGYLGYPTLCEQDSQAHAITVTREKRLDQEKGQTQRNVLLCKVVGAHGVGKSSFLQAFLGHGLGHQDAGEPAGEPSVYAIDTVQVNGQEKYLILCEVAADSLLTASADASCDVACLMFDGSDPRSFALCASVYKHYMDGQTPCLFVCSKADLPGGVPLPGLSPAEFCRRHRLPAPTPFSCAGPVEPRLGIFTRLATMATFPHLVHGQLQATSFWLRVALGAVGAAVAAVLSFSLYRVLVKSR; from the exons ATGAAGCGGGACGTGCGCATCCTGCTGCTGGGCGAGG CCCAGGTGGGGAAGACGTCGTTGATACTGTCGCTGGTGGGCGAGGAGTTCCCCGAGGAG GTCCCCGCCCGGGCGGAGGAGATCACGATTCCCGCGGACGTCACCCCGGAGAAGGTGCCCACCCACATCGTGGATTATTCAG AAACTGAGCAGACGGTGGAGGAGCTCCAGGGTGAGATTGACAAG GCAGACGTGGTGTGCGTGGTGTATGATGTGTCTGAAGAGGCCACTGTCGAGAAG ATTCGAACCAAGTGGATCCCGCTGGTGAACGGGGATACCAAGAGGGGACCCAG GGTTCCTATCATCCTGGTGGGCAACAAGGCAGACCTGCGGCCAGGGGGCTCCATGGAGGCCGTGCTGCCCATCATGAGCCAGTTCCCCGAGATTGAGACCTGTGTGGAG TGCTCGGCCAAGAACCTGAAGAACATCTCAGAGCTGTTCTACTACGCTCAGAAGGCCGTGCTGCACCCCACAGCCCCCCTCTACGACCCCGAGGCCAAGCAG CTGAGGCCCGCATGCGCCCAGGCGCTCACCCGCATCTTCAAGCTCTCAGACCAGGACATGGACCAGGCGCTCAGTGACCAGGAGCTCAACGCCTTCCAG ACGTCCTGCTTCGGGCACCCACTGGCCCCGCAGGCCCTGGAAGATGTGAAGATGGTGGTGAGCAAAAACGTGGCGGGAGGTGTACGTGACGACCGGCTGACCCTGGACG GCTTCCTTTTCTTGAACACGCTCTTCATCCAGCGAGGCCGCCACGAGACCACGTGGACCATCCTGAGGCGCTTTGGCTATGGAGACTCGCTGGAGTTGACAGCTGACTACCTCTGCCCACC GCTCCGTGTGCCCCCTGGCTGCAGCGCCGAGCTCAACCACCGAGGTTACCAGTTTGTGCAGAGGATGTTTGAGAAGCACGACCAG GACCGGGACGGTGCCCTCTCCCTGGCGGAGCTGCAGAGCCTCTTCAGTGTGTTTCCCGCTGCTCCCTGGGGCCCCCAACTCCCCAGCACGGTCCGCACCAAGGCCGGGCGGCTGCCCCTGCACGGGTACCTGTGCCAGTGGAC CCTGGTGACCTACTTGGATGTCCGGCGCTCTCTTGAGCACCTGGGCTATCTGGGCTACCCCACGCTCTGCGAGCAGGACTCCCAGGCCCACGCCATCACAG TCACCCGGGAGAAGAGGCTGGACCAGGAGAAGGGACAGACGCAGAGAAACGTCCTCCTGTGCAAGGTGGTGGGGGCCCACGGTGTGGGCAAGTCATCCTTCCTGCAAGCCTTCCTTGGCCATGGCCTGGGG CACCAGGATGCCGGGGAGCCTGCCGGGGAGCCTTCCGTCTATGCCATTGACACAGTGCAGGTCAACGGGCAGGAGAAGTACCTAATC CTGTGCGAGGTGGCTGCGGACAGCCTGCTGACCGCCTCGGCGGACGCCTCCTGTGATGTGGCCTGCTTGATGTTTGACGGCAGTGACCCCAGGTCCTTCGCGCTGTGCGCTAGCGTCTATAAG CACTACATGGACGGACAGACCCCCTGCCTCTTCGTCTGCTCCAAGGCTGACCTGCCCGGAGGCGTCCCACTGCCCGGCCTGTCGCCTGCTGAGTTCTGCCGCCGGCACCGgctgcccgcccccaccccattcTCCTGTGCCGGCCCAGTCGAGCCCCGCTTGGGCATCTTCACCCGGCTGGCCACAATGGCCACCTTCCC ACACCTTGTCCACGGGCAGCTGCAGGCCACCTCCTTCTGGCTTCGGGTGGCGCTGGGAGCCGTGGGGGCCGCCGTCGCTGCCGTCCTCAGCTTCTCCCTCTATAGGGTCCTGGTGAAAAGCCGATGA
- the RHOT2 gene encoding mitochondrial Rho GTPase 2 isoform X3 translates to MKRDVRILLLGEAQVGKTSLILSLVGEEFPEEVPARAEEITIPADVTPEKVPTHIVDYSETEQTVEELQGEIDKADVVCVVYDVSEEATVEKIRTKWIPLVNGDTKRGPRVPIILVGNKADLRPGGSMEAVLPIMSQFPEIETCVECSAKNLKNISELFYYAQKAVLHPTAPLYDPEAKQLRPACAQALTRIFKLSDQDMDQALSDQELNAFQTSCFGHPLAPQALEDVKMVVSKNVAGGVRDDRLTLDGFLFLNTLFIQRGRHETTWTILRRFGYGDSLELTADYLCPPLRVPPGCSAELNHRGYQFVQRMFEKHDQDRDGALSLAELQSLFSVFPAAPWGPQLPSTVRTKAGRLPLHGYLCQWTLVTYLDVRRSLEHLGYLGYPTLCEQDSQAHAITVTREKRLDQEKGQTQRNVLLCKVVGAHGVGKSSFLQAFLGHGLGHQDAGEPAGEPSVYAIDTVQVNGQEKYLILCEVAADSLLTASADASCDVACLMFDGSDPRSFALCASVYKQHYMDGQTPCLFVCSKADLPGGVPLPGLSPAEFCRRHRLPAPTPFSCAGPVEPRLGIFTRLATMATFPWTPCPRAAAGHLLLASGGAGSRGGRRRCRPQLLPL, encoded by the exons ATGAAGCGGGACGTGCGCATCCTGCTGCTGGGCGAGG CCCAGGTGGGGAAGACGTCGTTGATACTGTCGCTGGTGGGCGAGGAGTTCCCCGAGGAG GTCCCCGCCCGGGCGGAGGAGATCACGATTCCCGCGGACGTCACCCCGGAGAAGGTGCCCACCCACATCGTGGATTATTCAG AAACTGAGCAGACGGTGGAGGAGCTCCAGGGTGAGATTGACAAG GCAGACGTGGTGTGCGTGGTGTATGATGTGTCTGAAGAGGCCACTGTCGAGAAG ATTCGAACCAAGTGGATCCCGCTGGTGAACGGGGATACCAAGAGGGGACCCAG GGTTCCTATCATCCTGGTGGGCAACAAGGCAGACCTGCGGCCAGGGGGCTCCATGGAGGCCGTGCTGCCCATCATGAGCCAGTTCCCCGAGATTGAGACCTGTGTGGAG TGCTCGGCCAAGAACCTGAAGAACATCTCAGAGCTGTTCTACTACGCTCAGAAGGCCGTGCTGCACCCCACAGCCCCCCTCTACGACCCCGAGGCCAAGCAG CTGAGGCCCGCATGCGCCCAGGCGCTCACCCGCATCTTCAAGCTCTCAGACCAGGACATGGACCAGGCGCTCAGTGACCAGGAGCTCAACGCCTTCCAG ACGTCCTGCTTCGGGCACCCACTGGCCCCGCAGGCCCTGGAAGATGTGAAGATGGTGGTGAGCAAAAACGTGGCGGGAGGTGTACGTGACGACCGGCTGACCCTGGACG GCTTCCTTTTCTTGAACACGCTCTTCATCCAGCGAGGCCGCCACGAGACCACGTGGACCATCCTGAGGCGCTTTGGCTATGGAGACTCGCTGGAGTTGACAGCTGACTACCTCTGCCCACC GCTCCGTGTGCCCCCTGGCTGCAGCGCCGAGCTCAACCACCGAGGTTACCAGTTTGTGCAGAGGATGTTTGAGAAGCACGACCAG GACCGGGACGGTGCCCTCTCCCTGGCGGAGCTGCAGAGCCTCTTCAGTGTGTTTCCCGCTGCTCCCTGGGGCCCCCAACTCCCCAGCACGGTCCGCACCAAGGCCGGGCGGCTGCCCCTGCACGGGTACCTGTGCCAGTGGAC CCTGGTGACCTACTTGGATGTCCGGCGCTCTCTTGAGCACCTGGGCTATCTGGGCTACCCCACGCTCTGCGAGCAGGACTCCCAGGCCCACGCCATCACAG TCACCCGGGAGAAGAGGCTGGACCAGGAGAAGGGACAGACGCAGAGAAACGTCCTCCTGTGCAAGGTGGTGGGGGCCCACGGTGTGGGCAAGTCATCCTTCCTGCAAGCCTTCCTTGGCCATGGCCTGGGG CACCAGGATGCCGGGGAGCCTGCCGGGGAGCCTTCCGTCTATGCCATTGACACAGTGCAGGTCAACGGGCAGGAGAAGTACCTAATC CTGTGCGAGGTGGCTGCGGACAGCCTGCTGACCGCCTCGGCGGACGCCTCCTGTGATGTGGCCTGCTTGATGTTTGACGGCAGTGACCCCAGGTCCTTCGCGCTGTGCGCTAGCGTCTATAAG CAGCACTACATGGACGGACAGACCCCCTGCCTCTTCGTCTGCTCCAAGGCTGACCTGCCCGGAGGCGTCCCACTGCCCGGCCTGTCGCCTGCTGAGTTCTGCCGCCGGCACCGgctgcccgcccccaccccattcTCCTGTGCCGGCCCAGTCGAGCCCCGCTTGGGCATCTTCACCCGGCTGGCCACAATGGCCACCTTCCCGTGG ACACCTTGTCCACGGGCAGCTGCAGGCCACCTCCTTCTGGCTTCGGGTGGCGCTGGGAGCCGTGGGGGCCGCCGTCGCTGCCGTCCTCAGCTTCTCCCTCTATAG
- the RHOT2 gene encoding mitochondrial Rho GTPase 2 isoform X1, with amino-acid sequence MKRDVRILLLGEAQVGKTSLILSLVGEEFPEEVPARAEEITIPADVTPEKVPTHIVDYSETEQTVEELQGEIDKADVVCVVYDVSEEATVEKIRTKWIPLVNGDTKRGPRVPIILVGNKADLRPGGSMEAVLPIMSQFPEIETCVECSAKNLKNISELFYYAQKAVLHPTAPLYDPEAKQLRPACAQALTRIFKLSDQDMDQALSDQELNAFQTSCFGHPLAPQALEDVKMVVSKNVAGGVRDDRLTLDGFLFLNTLFIQRGRHETTWTILRRFGYGDSLELTADYLCPPLRVPPGCSAELNHRGYQFVQRMFEKHDQDRDGALSLAELQSLFSVFPAAPWGPQLPSTVRTKAGRLPLHGYLCQWTLVTYLDVRRSLEHLGYLGYPTLCEQDSQAHAITVTREKRLDQEKGQTQRNVLLCKVVGAHGVGKSSFLQAFLGHGLGHQDAGEPAGEPSVYAIDTVQVNGQEKYLILCEVAADSLLTASADASCDVACLMFDGSDPRSFALCASVYKQHYMDGQTPCLFVCSKADLPGGVPLPGLSPAEFCRRHRLPAPTPFSCAGPVEPRLGIFTRLATMATFPHLVHGQLQATSFWLRVALGAVGAAVAAVLSFSLYRVLVKSR; translated from the exons ATGAAGCGGGACGTGCGCATCCTGCTGCTGGGCGAGG CCCAGGTGGGGAAGACGTCGTTGATACTGTCGCTGGTGGGCGAGGAGTTCCCCGAGGAG GTCCCCGCCCGGGCGGAGGAGATCACGATTCCCGCGGACGTCACCCCGGAGAAGGTGCCCACCCACATCGTGGATTATTCAG AAACTGAGCAGACGGTGGAGGAGCTCCAGGGTGAGATTGACAAG GCAGACGTGGTGTGCGTGGTGTATGATGTGTCTGAAGAGGCCACTGTCGAGAAG ATTCGAACCAAGTGGATCCCGCTGGTGAACGGGGATACCAAGAGGGGACCCAG GGTTCCTATCATCCTGGTGGGCAACAAGGCAGACCTGCGGCCAGGGGGCTCCATGGAGGCCGTGCTGCCCATCATGAGCCAGTTCCCCGAGATTGAGACCTGTGTGGAG TGCTCGGCCAAGAACCTGAAGAACATCTCAGAGCTGTTCTACTACGCTCAGAAGGCCGTGCTGCACCCCACAGCCCCCCTCTACGACCCCGAGGCCAAGCAG CTGAGGCCCGCATGCGCCCAGGCGCTCACCCGCATCTTCAAGCTCTCAGACCAGGACATGGACCAGGCGCTCAGTGACCAGGAGCTCAACGCCTTCCAG ACGTCCTGCTTCGGGCACCCACTGGCCCCGCAGGCCCTGGAAGATGTGAAGATGGTGGTGAGCAAAAACGTGGCGGGAGGTGTACGTGACGACCGGCTGACCCTGGACG GCTTCCTTTTCTTGAACACGCTCTTCATCCAGCGAGGCCGCCACGAGACCACGTGGACCATCCTGAGGCGCTTTGGCTATGGAGACTCGCTGGAGTTGACAGCTGACTACCTCTGCCCACC GCTCCGTGTGCCCCCTGGCTGCAGCGCCGAGCTCAACCACCGAGGTTACCAGTTTGTGCAGAGGATGTTTGAGAAGCACGACCAG GACCGGGACGGTGCCCTCTCCCTGGCGGAGCTGCAGAGCCTCTTCAGTGTGTTTCCCGCTGCTCCCTGGGGCCCCCAACTCCCCAGCACGGTCCGCACCAAGGCCGGGCGGCTGCCCCTGCACGGGTACCTGTGCCAGTGGAC CCTGGTGACCTACTTGGATGTCCGGCGCTCTCTTGAGCACCTGGGCTATCTGGGCTACCCCACGCTCTGCGAGCAGGACTCCCAGGCCCACGCCATCACAG TCACCCGGGAGAAGAGGCTGGACCAGGAGAAGGGACAGACGCAGAGAAACGTCCTCCTGTGCAAGGTGGTGGGGGCCCACGGTGTGGGCAAGTCATCCTTCCTGCAAGCCTTCCTTGGCCATGGCCTGGGG CACCAGGATGCCGGGGAGCCTGCCGGGGAGCCTTCCGTCTATGCCATTGACACAGTGCAGGTCAACGGGCAGGAGAAGTACCTAATC CTGTGCGAGGTGGCTGCGGACAGCCTGCTGACCGCCTCGGCGGACGCCTCCTGTGATGTGGCCTGCTTGATGTTTGACGGCAGTGACCCCAGGTCCTTCGCGCTGTGCGCTAGCGTCTATAAG CAGCACTACATGGACGGACAGACCCCCTGCCTCTTCGTCTGCTCCAAGGCTGACCTGCCCGGAGGCGTCCCACTGCCCGGCCTGTCGCCTGCTGAGTTCTGCCGCCGGCACCGgctgcccgcccccaccccattcTCCTGTGCCGGCCCAGTCGAGCCCCGCTTGGGCATCTTCACCCGGCTGGCCACAATGGCCACCTTCCC ACACCTTGTCCACGGGCAGCTGCAGGCCACCTCCTTCTGGCTTCGGGTGGCGCTGGGAGCCGTGGGGGCCGCCGTCGCTGCCGTCCTCAGCTTCTCCCTCTATAGGGTCCTGGTGAAAAGCCGATGA
- the RHOT2 gene encoding mitochondrial Rho GTPase 2 isoform X4 translates to MEAVLPIMSQFPEIETCVECSAKNLKNISELFYYAQKAVLHPTAPLYDPEAKQLRPACAQALTRIFKLSDQDMDQALSDQELNAFQTSCFGHPLAPQALEDVKMVVSKNVAGGVRDDRLTLDGFLFLNTLFIQRGRHETTWTILRRFGYGDSLELTADYLCPPLRVPPGCSAELNHRGYQFVQRMFEKHDQDRDGALSLAELQSLFSVFPAAPWGPQLPSTVRTKAGRLPLHGYLCQWTLVTYLDVRRSLEHLGYLGYPTLCEQDSQAHAITVTREKRLDQEKGQTQRNVLLCKVVGAHGVGKSSFLQAFLGHGLGHQDAGEPAGEPSVYAIDTVQVNGQEKYLILCEVAADSLLTASADASCDVACLMFDGSDPRSFALCASVYKQHYMDGQTPCLFVCSKADLPGGVPLPGLSPAEFCRRHRLPAPTPFSCAGPVEPRLGIFTRLATMATFPHLVHGQLQATSFWLRVALGAVGAAVAAVLSFSLYRVLVKSR, encoded by the exons ATGGAGGCCGTGCTGCCCATCATGAGCCAGTTCCCCGAGATTGAGACCTGTGTGGAG TGCTCGGCCAAGAACCTGAAGAACATCTCAGAGCTGTTCTACTACGCTCAGAAGGCCGTGCTGCACCCCACAGCCCCCCTCTACGACCCCGAGGCCAAGCAG CTGAGGCCCGCATGCGCCCAGGCGCTCACCCGCATCTTCAAGCTCTCAGACCAGGACATGGACCAGGCGCTCAGTGACCAGGAGCTCAACGCCTTCCAG ACGTCCTGCTTCGGGCACCCACTGGCCCCGCAGGCCCTGGAAGATGTGAAGATGGTGGTGAGCAAAAACGTGGCGGGAGGTGTACGTGACGACCGGCTGACCCTGGACG GCTTCCTTTTCTTGAACACGCTCTTCATCCAGCGAGGCCGCCACGAGACCACGTGGACCATCCTGAGGCGCTTTGGCTATGGAGACTCGCTGGAGTTGACAGCTGACTACCTCTGCCCACC GCTCCGTGTGCCCCCTGGCTGCAGCGCCGAGCTCAACCACCGAGGTTACCAGTTTGTGCAGAGGATGTTTGAGAAGCACGACCAG GACCGGGACGGTGCCCTCTCCCTGGCGGAGCTGCAGAGCCTCTTCAGTGTGTTTCCCGCTGCTCCCTGGGGCCCCCAACTCCCCAGCACGGTCCGCACCAAGGCCGGGCGGCTGCCCCTGCACGGGTACCTGTGCCAGTGGAC CCTGGTGACCTACTTGGATGTCCGGCGCTCTCTTGAGCACCTGGGCTATCTGGGCTACCCCACGCTCTGCGAGCAGGACTCCCAGGCCCACGCCATCACAG TCACCCGGGAGAAGAGGCTGGACCAGGAGAAGGGACAGACGCAGAGAAACGTCCTCCTGTGCAAGGTGGTGGGGGCCCACGGTGTGGGCAAGTCATCCTTCCTGCAAGCCTTCCTTGGCCATGGCCTGGGG CACCAGGATGCCGGGGAGCCTGCCGGGGAGCCTTCCGTCTATGCCATTGACACAGTGCAGGTCAACGGGCAGGAGAAGTACCTAATC CTGTGCGAGGTGGCTGCGGACAGCCTGCTGACCGCCTCGGCGGACGCCTCCTGTGATGTGGCCTGCTTGATGTTTGACGGCAGTGACCCCAGGTCCTTCGCGCTGTGCGCTAGCGTCTATAAG CAGCACTACATGGACGGACAGACCCCCTGCCTCTTCGTCTGCTCCAAGGCTGACCTGCCCGGAGGCGTCCCACTGCCCGGCCTGTCGCCTGCTGAGTTCTGCCGCCGGCACCGgctgcccgcccccaccccattcTCCTGTGCCGGCCCAGTCGAGCCCCGCTTGGGCATCTTCACCCGGCTGGCCACAATGGCCACCTTCCC ACACCTTGTCCACGGGCAGCTGCAGGCCACCTCCTTCTGGCTTCGGGTGGCGCTGGGAGCCGTGGGGGCCGCCGTCGCTGCCGTCCTCAGCTTCTCCCTCTATAGGGTCCTGGTGAAAAGCCGATGA